TTTGCTCGAAATCGGCGTTGGCAGTATCACCGTAACCATGAATGCCATCACTCCGGAAACCGGTGCCAAGGTTTACCAGTGGGTCAACGTCAACGGCACGGTAATGCGTGGGCAAAAGGGAGCATCCGCCCTGATCGATGCCCAGATGGCCGGTATCCAGGCTGCGGCCCGTGCCGGCATGCTGGTTAAGGTCAATAACGTCTACATCCCGGGCGTGAATGATCATGAAACCCTGCCTCTGGCCAAGATCGCCAAAAAACTCGGTGCCAGCATCATGAATATTCTGCCGCTTATCGCCCAGGGCGCTTTCCGCGACAATCCGGTACCGAGCGATGCACAGATGGCCGTGGTGCGAGACCTCGCCGAGAAAATTCTGCCGCAGTCCCGCCACTGCAAACAGTGCCGTGCCGATGCTGCCGGTGTTCTCGGGCAGGACATCGATGTGTCGATCCTGGACGCAGCCCCTGAATCTGTTACATCAAGCTTTTTCAACTAATAATTATCAGGGATTACGCTACCGACATGTTTGATCTGACCGCCACCGATTACCAGGCTGTGCTGCTTTCCGCCAAAGTTGCCTTGACCGCGACGCTGCTGGCGCTCCCGGCAGGCTTCCTCGCGGCAAGCCTGCTGGCTTACGGGCGCTTTCGCGGCAAGGCACTGCTGGAAGGGGTGCTGCACCTGCCTATGGTTCTGCCGCCGGTGGTGGTCGGCTATCTGCTGCTGTTGTTGCTGGGAGAAAACGGTCCCCTCGGTGCCTTTATGCGCTCTGCCGGCATCCGCATCATCTTTACCTGGTGGGCTGCGGTCATCGCCTCACTGGTAGTCGGTTTCCCCCTGCTGGTACGGGCCATCCGCATCGGGCTGGAGGATATCGACGAAAAGCTGCTCCATGCCGCCCGAACCCTCGGCGCCCCCTGGTACGACATTCTTTTGACCATCGTGCTACCGTTGTCGGGCCGTGCGGTCCTGGCCGGCGCAACGCTGATGTTCGCACGCAGCCTGGGCGAGTTCGGCGCCACCATCGTACTGGCCGGCAACATTCCCGGCCTGACCCAGACTATCCCGCTGGCCATCTACGATTACGTCAACACCCCCGGTGGCGATCACGGGGCGCTGGCATTGTGCCTGCTGTCGATCGGATTATCCCTCGGGGTTCTGCTGTGCAGCGAAACCTTGATCAAAGCCCTGGCACGCAGGAGCAAAGCATGAACCTCAACCTGGCACTGCAAAAGAAATTCGACGGCTTTGAATTTGATGTCGCCTTCCACACCGACAGCAAAAGGCTCGGAATCTTTGGTCGCTCAGGCAGCGGCAAATCAACCCTGGTCAACCTGTTGGCCGGATTGGTAAGCCCCGATTCCGGAGTCCTGCGTTTTGCTGAGCGGGTTCTGTTTGATTCCGTCCGACGTATCTGTGTACCACCTCAAAAGCGCCGCATCGCCGTGGTGTTTCAACACAGCCATTTGTTCCCGCATCTGAATGTCGAAGGCAACCTGCTGTACGGCTACCGGCGCATCCCCGCTATGGACAGAACGATCGACCCTGACGAATTATGCCGGGTACTCGATATCAGCCATCTGCTGAAGCGCTCCGCAAACGACCTTTCCGGTGGAGAACGCCAACGGGTGGCCCTGGCCAGAGGGGTGCTCGCCAATCCTCATCTGCTGCTGATGGATGAACCGTTGAGCGGCCTGGATGAAAAACTTAAATACCAGATCATCCCCTATCTTAAAGATGTTTTGGAACGATACGATATCCCCCTGGTGTACGTATCCCACTCCATGAACGAAATGCGCATGCTGGTCGATGAGGTGCTGGTTTTCGAAAAGGGCAACCTGGTCTCTCAGACCTCCCCTGAAACCCTGGCCCGCCTGAGAATGAAAGACTGTCCTCTGGGCTATCTGAATTTTTTTGCCCTGCAGGAGCCTACCCCAAGGGATCATTTATGGGCATATCCCTGGGGCGACAACACCTTGGTCCTGACCCACAACGCCGCCGACAACGAAGCCTTGTTTACCCTGGCCTCCAAGGACATCGTTTTGTTTCGGCGGCACCCCGAATCGATCAGCGCCCGCAACCTTCTGCAAGGTACGGTCAGCAACCTGTTCGACCTCGACCAGCGCGTCGGCATTGAACTGAACTGCAAAGGGCAACGCCTGGTGGCAACCATCGTACAACCGGCCGTTGAGGAACTCGGCATAGCGCCGGGCACGGAAATTTTTGCCTCCATCAAGGCCGATGCTTTCCGTCGGGTGTACTAAAATGCGGCTAATTCTCACCGCAGAGCACGCGGAGATCGCAAAGGACTTCAACCACTCCGATCATGGCCTTAGAGCTAAAGTGCCCTTCTCCCGGCAACACCTGTCGAATCTTTCTATGTACTCCGCTTGCTCTGCAATAAAAAACTCCTGCGATTGTAAACACTGATTTCCATGGCTGCTTCAAAAAGCATCTGAATAACATTCCCGCTGCCTCATTTATTGGCAAAAACCTTCCAAAAGACGCCACTTATCACCAGAATTCAGCAACTTACAAAATGGTATAGCCGTTGCAACGACAATAAATATCCTTCCAGCAACGGCGCCGGAACAGGCAATGATGCCACTGACATTGACGTTATCTCCACCCTGAACAGAAACGAGGCGCCATGCATACCGATAAGCTGCCCGACATTATTATTGACGACACCACTCTGCGGGACGGCGAACAGACAGCCGGCGTGGTCTTTTCCCTGGAAGAAAAAAAGACCATCGCACGCATGCTGGACGACATCGGCGTACAGGAACTCGAATGTGGCATCCCGGCCATGGGGCGTGAAGAGCAACGCAGCGTCAAAGCTCTGGTCGACCTGGGGCTGCATGCCAGATTAATCACCTGGAACCGCGCCCTGGTGGACGACATCCGAGCTTCTTTGCAGTGCGGCGTCAATGCCGTCGATATATCCCTGTCGGTTTCCGATCTCCATATCCGCCACAAACTGCGTAAAGACCGTCATTGGGTACGTGAGCAGCTCAAACGGGCCCTCGGTTTTGCCAAGCAACATGATCTGTACGTTTCCATCGGCGGCGAAGACGCCAGTCGTGCCGATCTCGACTTTTTGGTTGAGTTGATGGAACTGGCACGCAGCATGGGAGCCGACCGGTTTCGTTTCTGCGACACCCTCGGGCTGCTCGATCCCTTCGTTACCTTCGAAAAAATACGCTACCTGACTCAACGCGTTGACCTGGATATCGAGGTGCATACGCATAACGACCTCGGTATGGCCACCGCCAATGCCATAGCCGGGGTTCGCGCCGGTGCCCGTTTTATCAACACCACGGTCAACGGACTCGGCGAACGGGCCGGCAATGCCGCTCTTGAAGAAGTGGTCATGGGGCTCAAACATGCCTGCGGCGTAAAATGTCCCATCGACACCAGTCGTTTTGTGGAAATTTCGCGTTATGTCGGTGCGGCCAGTAACCGACCGGTACCCGCCTGGAAACCAGTGGTCGGAGAACGCGTTTTTGCCCATGAATCGGGATTGCATGTGGATGGAGTCCTGAAAGATCCCCGTAACTATGAACCGTTCGAACCCCACGAGGTGGGATCGAGTCGCTTGCTGGTACTGGGTAAGCATACGGGCAGACACGGTCTTGCAGCTCGCGTGAAAGGCCTTGGCCTCGACCCCGGCGACATCTGTCTGTCCACTCTATTGCGGCGTATCCGGGCCATCTCGCAGCGACGAAAACGCCCCGTTGAGGATGCCGAACTGGAGGGGTTGTATCGATCACTGGCGCAAGCTTCTCAGCCAACCGGTGAAGCGATACCCGAACAATCTGCTCCTGTTTTGAAAAAAGCAGCCGAGGCCTGACCAGGGCTGCCCAAAACGCCGATCCATAATGATATCCGGCATGTGACTGCCGGCATGATCTGGCGACAAGGAGGACCATCGATAACATCTATCGGCAAGGAGTGAAACATGAACGCTTTTACCGTAGCTAAGAAACTGGAGAAAAACGTTTCCGACCTTTACAGCGACCTCGCCCGCCAGACCAGGGTTTCCAGCCTGCGAGCGCTCATCACCGACCTGGCCGTCGATCATCAGACCCGCTATCACACGCTGAATGCTTTAACCGGCAGCAGTGCCTGTCCCACCGATGACTCCCAGACCCTGCGTAACCTGGCGGAGTCGCTCCTGAAGAGCTTGCTGGCAATGCCCTGCGGCGAAAACCGGGAGGATCTCGAAGCATCCGTACGCACCATTCTGGAACTGGAATCGACGACTGCCGACTTTTATCTCGAACTGAAGAAGCTCGCATCGAGCAGTGCCATGAAAAACCTGTTACAGCAATTGATCGACCAGGAGCAATACGACTGCTCCATGGTCGAAGAATTCTATGAATTCGTCAACGCACCCAACGAATTTCTGGCGGATGCCGAGTTCAGCAATCGGGAAGAATTCTATCAGTTTGGTCGCCAGATCGGCTGACCGCTTCCAGCCGAAAAAGCGTGTCAGAGAAAAGGACAAAACTCGTGGCCGACACCGTTATCAAGGCACCGCTGACCATCCTACGGCCTGCAATTCATGATTGGGGTGCTTTCTTTTTCTGGGCACAGGATGAAGGATGGCAGGTTCTTCCGCCGGAAACCGCTCTTTTCAGGGGACCTCTGGCCGGGTGGGCCTTTGCCTTGCGACAGGATGATCAGACTTGCGGATTCGTTACGGCTGTCCCTTACCCCGATTTCGCCTGGATCGGCAATCTGATTATCGCCCCCGAAATGCGCGGCAAAGGTCTTGGCCGGCACCTCTTTGACCGGGTCTGCGAAAAAATCCGTCAAACCGGCATCGACAGTATCTGGCTTACCGCCTCGGATCAAGGCAAACCTCTTTACGCATCACGAGGTTTTCAGGAATGCGACAGGGTGGAACGCTGGCAGATGTACATTCCTGCGCATTACCATAATTACACGCCTTCTCTCGACACGGACCTCGACACGCTGTTAAAAGCCGACCAGCAAGCCTGGAACACGGATCGTCGCCTGGTACTGCAATACCTTGCCACCGGTGGGGAGATCATCCAGGCAGGTAAAAGCATCGCCCTGGTGCAAAATTACGGTGCCGTCAAGGTACTTGGTCCCTGGCTCGCCATGGAAGATACGGCCAAGGAGCATGTCGCTATCATTCTTGCGGCTACACGGGCCAGTGGCGGCGGCACATTGTACGTGGATATCCTGGAATCCTCGGGAGCCGGTGCGATGCTGGAAGAATGCGGCTTTACGCGCAGCGGCGACTGCGCTTTGATGGTTGCCGCTGGGCGCCCCACCACTTCGCCGGAAAAGGCCGTGTCCCTCGCCAGCCTCGGCAGCCTCGGCTGATCGATACGCGCTATCCCCCTGCAAAATAGGAGGGGTGCGCTATACTATTGGCGATGAGACCTTATCTTACCTGTCTGCTTGGCCTCTATGTATCGCTGCTGAGCGGATGTACGATCATCGATCCATCTGTCATCGACCGCCCCTTCACGCGGGCGCTGCACACTGCCGCCGATACCCGCCTGGCAAAGCAGTACGCTCCGATCGTGGCCGAACACGCCGGTCTGTCGGGATTCAGGCTTATCGACAGCGGCCTGGAAGCCCTGTCGACGCGTCTGGATTTGGTGGATCAGGCCCAAAAAACCATCGACCTGCAGTATTATATCCTGCGTAGCGACCTCAGCGGTCTGATCCTTATCGACCACCTGCTGGCCGCCGCGGATCGCGGCGTGCGGGTGCGTATCCTCATCGACGATCTGCATTACGAACAAAGCGGCACCCCGCTGGACAGTCTTGACACCCATCCCAATGTAGAACTGCGAATTATCAATCCCTTTTTATACCGTCACTCGTTGCTTCTGGGCCGCATGTTCGAGGCGCTTTGGGATTTCAGCCGGGTTCAGCGGCGGATGCACAACAAACTCTTCGTTGTGGATAATACGGTGGCCATCATCGGCGGGCGTAATCTCGGTGATGAATATTTTGAGGTTCACCCGCGCCTCGACTTGCGCGATATCGATCTGTTGGCTATCGGGCCCGTGGTACCTCAACTTTCCACAAGTTTTGACTCCTACTGGAATTACAAACAATCGTTACCGGTATCGGCCCTGACCGAACGACCCGCCGACGAAAAACCACTTCGGGATTTGCGCCAGATTCTGAAAAAGCACAAACAGCGCACCGATGTGCATGCCTACCTGCAGCATCTTGCCGACAGCGAGGTCACGGAGGTACCCTTGACATGGGCCAAAGGCCGCCTGCTGGCAGATTTCCCCTGTAAACTCGTTCCCGACCAACCGGATTGTGCAAGTCTGGATTTCGATCGCATTTACGGCCTGTTTCAAAAAGCCGAATCCGAACTGCTGATCATCTCACCCTACTTCATCCCCGGCAAACAAGGCATGGGTCTGTTTCGCCACCTCAGACAAAACGGCATCCGGGTGAAAGTACTGACCAATTCCTACGCCGCCACCGACCTTAAGATCGTACAGGCCGGCTACAACCGTTACCGTCGGCGCTTATTGACGGAACAGGTCGATTTGTACGAATTCAAACCGACATTTCCCCCACCGTTTACCCAACGAAAAAAACGTTCCGCCTTCGCAGGCGCCTCCCAGGCCTGCATGCATGCCAAGGCCTACGTCATCGATCGAAAAATGGTTTTCGTCGGCTCTTTCAATCACGATCCGCGATCCGCCACCCTGAATTCTGAAATCGGCATCCTGGTGGAAAGCCCGGAGCTTGCAAAACAACTGGCCGCGTTGTT
This DNA window, taken from Syntrophotalea carbinolica DSM 2380, encodes the following:
- the modC gene encoding molybdenum ABC transporter ATP-binding protein, encoding MNLNLALQKKFDGFEFDVAFHTDSKRLGIFGRSGSGKSTLVNLLAGLVSPDSGVLRFAERVLFDSVRRICVPPQKRRIAVVFQHSHLFPHLNVEGNLLYGYRRIPAMDRTIDPDELCRVLDISHLLKRSANDLSGGERQRVALARGVLANPHLLLMDEPLSGLDEKLKYQIIPYLKDVLERYDIPLVYVSHSMNEMRMLVDEVLVFEKGNLVSQTSPETLARLRMKDCPLGYLNFFALQEPTPRDHLWAYPWGDNTLVLTHNAADNEALFTLASKDIVLFRRHPESISARNLLQGTVSNLFDLDQRVGIELNCKGQRLVATIVQPAVEELGIAPGTEIFASIKADAFRRVY
- the nifV gene encoding homocitrate synthase, which codes for MHTDKLPDIIIDDTTLRDGEQTAGVVFSLEEKKTIARMLDDIGVQELECGIPAMGREEQRSVKALVDLGLHARLITWNRALVDDIRASLQCGVNAVDISLSVSDLHIRHKLRKDRHWVREQLKRALGFAKQHDLYVSIGGEDASRADLDFLVELMELARSMGADRFRFCDTLGLLDPFVTFEKIRYLTQRVDLDIEVHTHNDLGMATANAIAGVRAGARFINTTVNGLGERAGNAALEEVVMGLKHACGVKCPIDTSRFVEISRYVGAASNRPVPAWKPVVGERVFAHESGLHVDGVLKDPRNYEPFEPHEVGSSRLLVLGKHTGRHGLAARVKGLGLDPGDICLSTLLRRIRAISQRRKRPVEDAELEGLYRSLAQASQPTGEAIPEQSAPVLKKAAEA
- the modB gene encoding molybdate ABC transporter permease subunit; translated protein: MFDLTATDYQAVLLSAKVALTATLLALPAGFLAASLLAYGRFRGKALLEGVLHLPMVLPPVVVGYLLLLLLGENGPLGAFMRSAGIRIIFTWWAAVIASLVVGFPLLVRAIRIGLEDIDEKLLHAARTLGAPWYDILLTIVLPLSGRAVLAGATLMFARSLGEFGATIVLAGNIPGLTQTIPLAIYDYVNTPGGDHGALALCLLSIGLSLGVLLCSETLIKALARRSKA
- a CDS encoding radical SAM protein, whose protein sequence is MSAKPCSGNNRPAAGHPCFGAGHQNNARIHLPVAPGCNISCGFCERRFDCANENRPGVTSRVLSPSQALHRVKALLAHPDVGSKLKVVGIAGPGDPLANEKTFETLRLVKEAYPDLQLCLSTNGLVLPQRLETLLEIGVGSITVTMNAITPETGAKVYQWVNVNGTVMRGQKGASALIDAQMAGIQAAARAGMLVKVNNVYIPGVNDHETLPLAKIAKKLGASIMNILPLIAQGAFRDNPVPSDAQMAVVRDLAEKILPQSRHCKQCRADAAGVLGQDIDVSILDAAPESVTSSFFN
- a CDS encoding GNAT family N-acetyltransferase yields the protein MADTVIKAPLTILRPAIHDWGAFFFWAQDEGWQVLPPETALFRGPLAGWAFALRQDDQTCGFVTAVPYPDFAWIGNLIIAPEMRGKGLGRHLFDRVCEKIRQTGIDSIWLTASDQGKPLYASRGFQECDRVERWQMYIPAHYHNYTPSLDTDLDTLLKADQQAWNTDRRLVLQYLATGGEIIQAGKSIALVQNYGAVKVLGPWLAMEDTAKEHVAIILAATRASGGGTLYVDILESSGAGAMLEECGFTRSGDCALMVAAGRPTTSPEKAVSLASLGSLG
- a CDS encoding phospholipase D family protein; its protein translation is MRPYLTCLLGLYVSLLSGCTIIDPSVIDRPFTRALHTAADTRLAKQYAPIVAEHAGLSGFRLIDSGLEALSTRLDLVDQAQKTIDLQYYILRSDLSGLILIDHLLAAADRGVRVRILIDDLHYEQSGTPLDSLDTHPNVELRIINPFLYRHSLLLGRMFEALWDFSRVQRRMHNKLFVVDNTVAIIGGRNLGDEYFEVHPRLDLRDIDLLAIGPVVPQLSTSFDSYWNYKQSLPVSALTERPADEKPLRDLRQILKKHKQRTDVHAYLQHLADSEVTEVPLTWAKGRLLADFPCKLVPDQPDCASLDFDRIYGLFQKAESELLIISPYFIPGKQGMGLFRHLRQNGIRVKVLTNSYAATDLKIVQAGYNRYRRRLLTEQVDLYEFKPTFPPPFTQRKKRSAFAGASQACMHAKAYVIDRKMVFVGSFNHDPRSATLNSEIGILVESPELAKQLAALFARYTQPQNSYRLQLEPWGKNRQRLVWQTEEDGKKRTYHQEPLTTWWQHLKNALMAVFAPEDLL
- a CDS encoding ferritin-like domain-containing protein — translated: MNAFTVAKKLEKNVSDLYSDLARQTRVSSLRALITDLAVDHQTRYHTLNALTGSSACPTDDSQTLRNLAESLLKSLLAMPCGENREDLEASVRTILELESTTADFYLELKKLASSSAMKNLLQQLIDQEQYDCSMVEEFYEFVNAPNEFLADAEFSNREEFYQFGRQIG